From the genome of Chionomys nivalis chromosome 19, mChiNiv1.1, whole genome shotgun sequence, one region includes:
- the LOC130862132 gene encoding keratin-associated protein 12-1-like isoform X1, with product MCHTSCSSGCQPSCCVSSPCQPSCCVSSPCQPSCCVPAICIPVRCQVACCVPVSCRPTVCMAPSCQSSVCVPVSCRPVCVTSSCQSSGCCQPSCPTLVCRPVTCSTPTCC from the exons ATGTGCCACACCAGCTGCTCCTCAGGCTGCCAGCCATCCTGCTGCGTGTCCAGCCCCTGCCAGCCATCCTGCTGTGTGTCCAGCCCCTGCCAGCCATCCTGCTGTGT GCCTGCTATCTGCATTCCTGTGAGATGCCAGGTGGCCTGCTGTGTGCCCGTGAGCTGCAGACCCACTGTGTGCATGGCTCCCTCCTgccagtcctctgtgtgtgtgcctgtgagctgCCGGCCTGTCTGTGTGACCTCCTCCTGCCAGTCATCCGGGTGCTGTCAGCCCTCTTGCCCCACCCTGGTCTGCAGACCCGTCACCTGTAGCACACCCACCTGCTGCTGA
- the LOC130862132 gene encoding keratin-associated protein 12-1-like isoform X3, with translation MCHTSCSSGCQPSCCVSSPCQPSCCVSSPCQPSCCVSSPCQSSCVPLSCRPAICIPVRCQSSVCVPVSCRPVCVTSSCQSSGCCQPSCPTLVCRPVTCSTPTCC, from the exons ATGTGCCACACCAGCTGCTCCTCAGGCTGCCAGCCATCCTGCTGCGTGTCCAGCCCCTGCCAGCCATCCTGCTGTGTGTCCAGCCCCTGCCAGCCATCCTGCTGTGTGTCCAGCCCCTGCCAGTCATCCTGTGTGCCCTTGAGCTGCAGGCCTGCTATCTGCATTCCTGTGAGATGCCAG tcctctgtgtgtgtgcctgtgagctgCCGGCCTGTCTGTGTGACCTCCTCCTGCCAGTCATCCGGGTGCTGTCAGCCCTCTTGCCCCACCCTGGTCTGCAGACCCGTCACCTGTAGCACACCCACCTGCTGCTGA
- the LOC130862132 gene encoding keratin-associated protein 12-1-like isoform X4 yields MCHTSCSSGCQPSCCVSSPCQPSCCVPAICIPVRCQVACCVPVSCRPTVCMAPSCQSSVCVPVSCRPVCVTSSCQSSGCCQPSCPTLVCRPVTCSTPTCC; encoded by the exons ATGTGCCACACCAGCTGCTCCTCAGGCTGCCAGCCATCCTGCTGCGTGTCCAGCCCCTGCCAGCCATCCTGCTGTGT GCCTGCTATCTGCATTCCTGTGAGATGCCAGGTGGCCTGCTGTGTGCCCGTGAGCTGCAGACCCACTGTGTGCATGGCTCCCTCCTgccagtcctctgtgtgtgtgcctgtgagctgCCGGCCTGTCTGTGTGACCTCCTCCTGCCAGTCATCCGGGTGCTGTCAGCCCTCTTGCCCCACCCTGGTCTGCAGACCCGTCACCTGTAGCACACCCACCTGCTGCTGA
- the LOC130862132 gene encoding keratin-associated protein 12-1-like isoform X2: MCHTSCSSGCQPSCCVSSPCQPSCCSSCVPLSCRPAICIPVRCQVACCVPVSCRPTVCMAPSCQSSVCVPVSCRPVCVTSSCQSSGCCQPSCPTLVCRPVTCSTPTCC; the protein is encoded by the exons ATGTGCCACACCAGCTGCTCCTCAGGCTGCCAGCCATCCTGCTGCGTGTCCAGCCCCTGCCAGCCATCCTGCTGT TCATCCTGTGTGCCCTTGAGCTGCAGGCCTGCTATCTGCATTCCTGTGAGATGCCAGGTGGCCTGCTGTGTGCCCGTGAGCTGCAGACCCACTGTGTGCATGGCTCCCTCCTgccagtcctctgtgtgtgtgcctgtgagctgCCGGCCTGTCTGTGTGACCTCCTCCTGCCAGTCATCCGGGTGCTGTCAGCCCTCTTGCCCCACCCTGGTCTGCAGACCCGTCACCTGTAGCACACCCACCTGCTGCTGA